A portion of the Acetomicrobium sp. S15 = DSM 107314 genome contains these proteins:
- a CDS encoding four-carbon acid sugar kinase family protein — protein sequence MDSRFVVIADDLTGANDTGIQFVKLGFTAATLLDPSALREEAEYDVVVVDTESRNVSPDEARKLVKKAVFELLPLWGEAIFYKKVDSTLRGNIASELSALQELLNPSCIVFAPAYPKNGRTTRDGIHYLHGVPVDQTELAKDPRKPVTTSDLSELLASGGFSSRHLSLKVVREGSIPAVLAAAGGGLCLSFDVEEDDDFTAIINGVASAVDVERVLWVGSAGLAEALAAHSSIGRCGCGGPALAVVGSASATSRSQLRKAASEGLVTVVAVDTAQALLQRERELERACAQAVKKLEGGKSVAIASSLEERQWEASREAAASLAISMEEVSERIAAFLADLASSVLSKSRASGLFVTGGDIAVHVFGRLGAKGAALLREIEPGIPLTTLLGGAYHGMPVITKAGAFGDENTLCRSMKLLVGRR from the coding sequence TTGGATAGCAGGTTTGTGGTCATAGCGGATGACCTCACCGGCGCGAACGACACGGGCATCCAATTCGTGAAGCTCGGGTTTACGGCGGCCACGCTGCTCGATCCTTCGGCGTTGCGCGAAGAGGCCGAATATGATGTGGTGGTCGTAGACACGGAGTCGCGCAACGTAAGTCCGGATGAAGCGCGCAAGTTGGTGAAAAAAGCCGTCTTTGAACTTCTTCCCCTCTGGGGCGAGGCCATATTTTACAAAAAGGTGGATTCCACCTTGCGGGGAAATATCGCATCAGAGCTATCCGCTCTGCAGGAGCTTTTAAATCCCTCTTGTATAGTCTTCGCTCCGGCTTACCCAAAAAACGGCCGCACAACCAGAGACGGCATCCACTACCTTCACGGCGTCCCGGTGGATCAGACGGAACTCGCCAAGGATCCGAGAAAACCTGTAACCACGTCCGATCTTAGCGAGCTCCTCGCTTCAGGGGGTTTCTCTTCGCGCCACCTCTCCTTAAAGGTGGTAAGAGAAGGGTCAATACCTGCGGTGCTTGCGGCAGCCGGAGGGGGGCTTTGCCTTTCTTTCGACGTGGAAGAAGACGACGACTTCACTGCCATTATAAACGGAGTCGCATCGGCGGTAGATGTCGAGCGTGTGCTGTGGGTAGGGTCTGCGGGATTGGCCGAAGCGCTGGCTGCGCACTCGTCGATCGGTCGGTGCGGGTGTGGTGGGCCAGCTTTGGCCGTCGTCGGCAGCGCGAGTGCCACAAGCAGAAGCCAACTCCGGAAAGCGGCTTCTGAAGGGCTAGTTACGGTTGTAGCGGTGGACACAGCGCAGGCGCTCCTTCAGAGAGAAAGGGAACTCGAGCGAGCGTGTGCGCAGGCGGTGAAAAAGCTTGAAGGGGGCAAATCTGTAGCGATAGCCTCCTCCTTGGAAGAGCGGCAGTGGGAAGCCTCTCGCGAGGCGGCCGCAAGCCTTGCGATATCGATGGAAGAGGTGAGCGAACGCATAGCGGCGTTTCTGGCAGACCTTGCTTCTTCCGTTTTGAGCAAATCGCGCGCGAGCGGGCTTTTCGTCACCGGAGGGGATATAGCCGTGCACGTCTTCGGGAGGTTGGGCGCCAAGGGGGCGGCGCTTTTGCGCGAGATCGAACCCGGCATACCGCTTACGACGCTCCTCGGCGGGGCGTACCACGGCATGCCGGTTATAACGAAGGCGGGGGCTTTCGGCGACGAAAATACGCTCTGTCGCAGCATGAAGCTTTTGGTCGGGCGGCGATAG
- a CDS encoding flavodoxin family protein: MKAIGIVCSPRRNGNSEVLVREVLNAVVDGAAKVLRPNEMKIRGCQGCYACKEKGRCVVEDDMQELYREIEEADIVVFGTPIYMYGVASQFKVVLDRLFAFLGSAPDFKSSLPKGKRAALVVSQGYEDAQEYSAHIAQMKESLRVVGFDEVKTLVASGLNELGEAAKRPSLVQEAQMLGRALRSA, encoded by the coding sequence ATGAAAGCAATCGGCATCGTCTGCAGTCCGCGGAGGAACGGCAACTCTGAGGTCTTGGTCCGCGAGGTGTTGAACGCCGTTGTAGATGGCGCAGCGAAGGTGCTTCGTCCCAACGAAATGAAGATCAGGGGATGCCAGGGATGTTACGCCTGCAAGGAGAAAGGCCGCTGCGTTGTGGAAGACGACATGCAGGAGTTATATCGAGAGATCGAAGAGGCCGATATCGTAGTTTTCGGCACCCCTATCTACATGTATGGTGTGGCCTCACAGTTTAAGGTCGTGCTGGATCGCCTCTTCGCGTTTTTGGGATCAGCGCCCGATTTTAAAAGCAGCCTTCCCAAGGGTAAAAGGGCGGCTTTGGTGGTCTCGCAGGGATACGAGGATGCGCAAGAATACAGTGCTCATATAGCCCAGATGAAGGAATCGCTCCGCGTAGTCGGTTTTGACGAGGTAAAGACGCTGGTAGCCTCGGGACTCAATGAGCTGGGCGAGGCGGCGAAGCGGCCGTCTTTGGTTCAAGAGGCCCAGATGTTGGGGCGAGCCTTGCGCTCGGCTTGA
- a CDS encoding ABC transporter ATP-binding protein gives MSKLVIEGLCKRFGDAIALEEVTLSVQAGEFFCFLGPSGSGKTTFLRIMAGLERADAGVIALDGRVITRGTKHVPPEERRVGLVFQTGAVWPHMTVEENVTLPLELQQMSQDDRKRKAREALEAVELRGLEDRKPSQLSGGQLQRVALARALVTNPAVMLFDEPLSSLDARLREELRAKLKRWHRDLGLTSIYVTHDQAEAMAIASRVAILSEGTLKQAGSPEEVYLKPADTFVARFLGQANFVSGIVASGSRNHATVKSFFGSLTARCEGRISCGSSVTAVVRPEDVKIRASDASGGWRIADVEFGGTITHYILKHEPTGETWCATELGRPTCSSGCAVSVDAKDAWILPSTADEAIEERLWSEGASVG, from the coding sequence ATGTCCAAACTCGTCATAGAAGGGTTATGCAAGCGCTTCGGAGACGCTATAGCCCTCGAGGAAGTAACGCTTTCCGTGCAGGCAGGAGAGTTCTTCTGTTTTCTGGGTCCGAGCGGCTCAGGGAAAACGACATTCTTGCGTATAATGGCCGGCCTGGAGAGGGCTGACGCCGGCGTCATCGCCCTGGACGGGCGAGTCATAACGAGGGGAACTAAGCACGTGCCGCCAGAGGAGCGCCGAGTGGGATTGGTCTTTCAAACTGGCGCAGTGTGGCCGCACATGACGGTGGAGGAAAACGTCACGCTCCCGCTGGAGCTGCAACAGATGAGCCAAGACGACAGAAAAAGGAAAGCCCGCGAAGCATTGGAGGCAGTGGAGCTCAGAGGCCTGGAAGATAGGAAGCCGAGCCAGCTGTCGGGTGGGCAACTCCAGCGCGTCGCCTTGGCAAGGGCGCTCGTCACAAACCCTGCCGTCATGCTGTTCGACGAACCGCTATCGAGCCTCGATGCGCGCCTCAGAGAAGAGCTGCGCGCAAAACTCAAGCGCTGGCATAGAGATCTCGGTCTCACATCTATATACGTCACCCACGACCAGGCTGAGGCCATGGCGATTGCCTCACGCGTGGCGATACTCAGCGAAGGAACGCTGAAACAGGCGGGGTCACCGGAGGAGGTATATTTAAAGCCGGCGGATACCTTTGTGGCGCGTTTTCTCGGGCAGGCTAACTTCGTAAGCGGCATAGTGGCATCGGGCTCTCGCAACCACGCCACCGTCAAATCCTTCTTCGGCAGCCTGACAGCGCGATGCGAGGGGAGGATCTCTTGCGGTTCCAGCGTCACCGCTGTAGTGAGGCCAGAGGACGTAAAGATTCGCGCTTCTGACGCAAGCGGGGGTTGGAGGATTGCAGATGTGGAGTTCGGCGGCACAATCACGCACTATATTTTGAAGCACGAGCCGACAGGCGAAACGTGGTGCGCCACTGAACTCGGCAGGCCGACATGCTCGTCGGGCTGCGCAGTATCTGTCGATGCGAAAGACGCCTGGATCCTCCCTTCGACTGCGGATGAGGCCATAGAAGAGCGCCTATGGAGCGAGGGCGCAAGCGTCGGTTAA